DNA from Comamonas serinivorans:
GGTCACGCCGATGTCGCCATTCATCAGCCCCAGGCCATAGTCGTTGGCCGTCACCATCACCGGGCGCCCGGCCCACCAGCTGCCCTGCACCTGCACCAGGCCGGCGTTCATGGCCCAGCGGGCGATGCGGCGGTTCAAGCCCTCCACGCCCCAGGCGCCCTGGCGCAAAGCGCACAGCAGCTGGAACTGGCGCTGGGCCTGCAGCACCGACAGCGCCCAGGCGTCCAGCGCGGCATCGTCGGGCGCCACGCCCACCTGCTGGGCGCGCGCGCGCCAGGCGGCTTCGCCCGCGCGCATCACGCTCAGGTAGTGGCCGTGGCCTTGCGGGCGCGCCAGACGGGCCGCTGACGAAGGCGCGCCGGGTTGCGGCTCGGCCACAAGGCCGGCGCCCTGCCCGTTGAGCACCAGCTGCGCGAGGGCCGGTGCCTGCGGCTGGGTCACGGCCAGCCACTGCAGGTCGCGCAGGCGGCGCTGGCGCAGCGCCCGCACCGCGCGCGGCTCGCCCGCGTTCACGGCGGCCGCCAGTTGGCCGATGCCCGAATCGGCGCCAAAGCGGTGGCTCTGGCGCAGCATGACCACAGCCTGGTCCAGCGCGGTGCCGTTGGCGTCCTGCAGGTCACGCGGCACGCTGCGCCCGGTCACGGCCTGCAGCCAGTCCGCGGTGGCGGCGCTGAAATGCCCCTTCACCGCGCGGCTGCAGAGTTCGCCCAGCACGGCCCCGGCCTCGACCGACGCGAGCTGGTCCTTGTCGCCCAGCAGCACCAGGCGGGCCTGCGGGGGCAGCGCCTGCATCAGCCGCGCCATCATGTCCAGGTCGACCATGGAGGCCTCGTCCACCACCAGCACGTCCACCGGCAGCGGCCGGTGCGCGTGGTGCCAGAAATGCCGGCTGTCGGCCCGCGGCCCCAGCAGGCGGTGCAGGGTCTGCGCCCCGGTGGGGATGGCCGCGAGCAAGGTCTGTGCGCTGGGTGCCTCGCTCAAGTTTGAAGGGGTATCAACCACTTCCCGTTCATCAAAAAACGAGGATGGCTGCATACTCTGCATGGCCATGGCCAGACCCTGCACATCGAGCCGTGCCAGCGCGCCGCTGATGGACTCGCCCAGGCGCGCCGCGGCCTTGCCCGTGGGGGCGGCCAGCGCGATGCGCAGCGGCGTGCCGGCCGACCGGCCAGCCAGCGGGGCCAAGCCCTCGGC
Protein-coding regions in this window:
- the recD gene encoding exodeoxyribonuclease V subunit alpha, which translates into the protein MAGEGASPLVLRGPRLYLRRTWQDEQTVRAAIAARVGSPAARAQRDAWAPAQWRAALSALFPAPADDDGAMDWQQAACAMAASQGFCIITGGPGTGKTTTVVKLLALLQAMALTGVGAGAVAEGLAPLAGRSAGTPLRIALAAPTGKAAARLGESISGALARLDVQGLAMAMQSMQPSSFFDEREVVDTPSNLSEAPSAQTLLAAIPTGAQTLHRLLGPRADSRHFWHHAHRPLPVDVLVVDEASMVDLDMMARLMQALPPQARLVLLGDKDQLASVEAGAVLGELCSRAVKGHFSAATADWLQAVTGRSVPRDLQDANGTALDQAVVMLRQSHRFGADSGIGQLAAAVNAGEPRAVRALRQRRLRDLQWLAVTQPQAPALAQLVLNGQGAGLVAEPQPGAPSSAARLARPQGHGHYLSVMRAGEAAWRARAQQVGVAPDDAALDAWALSVLQAQRQFQLLCALRQGAWGVEGLNRRIARWAMNAGLVQVQGSWWAGRPVMVTANDYGLGLMNGDIGVTLARPVAGRSAVSELGTRLSVAFAAPDRPGGVRWVSPSRLTQVDTVFAMTVHKSQGSEFTHAALVIPPAWNPVLTRELVYTGITRASHWCSLVLAGAHGEEVLELAVKRRVLRASGLLADALEGSRHESRA